In Parasteatoda tepidariorum isolate YZ-2023 chromosome 2, CAS_Ptep_4.0, whole genome shotgun sequence, one DNA window encodes the following:
- the LOC107442511 gene encoding probable serine/threonine-protein kinase nek3, with product MRREDYARTYGRRTHGSPPPLQSPQDDHRRSRTKMKCLISIGLILPALAAVIGVAAWAVSADVVMNSGNSRNKADNHMMQNFPMESDHRRDIFGSNEESDKIRPQNQMPESTTKLTTTTTTTTTTAKPTTQSSTTITTTTSTTSAPGTLSPKEENDVNAILSKLISASGAASGGTGPRFVVVAPLPDGTDAFQSPPSTSTISRADHSQKSRDNSWHVSGPSRHESDLQTSASSHSKRIAHSTANQPIHQKNLTNRIGASTDGSSNRRIGPQPIVISANDYHNGNTFNGPEIEITGFDPFDSMMQDALSASPSAPKVHQSPNHPTYNNKRGPPQGIYGNRKPLPLQTFDHKPQQVFDPHMMNQNKHTVINSHNPGLVALPPGMGPPPSVGLKPIQKQMHHADPLQAAESNRWGYHGPPGGSYHHKPPEGISLSISSPSHSGTHVSASEPVSVIKSFFLPFLPKPRLNMNARVVFGVVLDKGMGLGGGKKDAGHHPYH from the exons CGAGGACATACGGGCGTCGCACCCACGGGAGTCCTCCTCCTCTTCAATCTCCTCAAGATGACCACAGGAGGTCTCGGACCAAAATGAAATGCCTCATCTCCATAGGACTCATCTTACCTGCACTGGCCGCTGTCATtg GTGTCGCTGCATGGGCTGTGAGTGCGGATGTGGTAATGAACTCTGGCAACAGTAGGAACAAGGCAGATAATCACATGATGCAG aattttcctATGGAAAGTGATCATCGTAGAGACATATTTGGATCGAATGAAGAGAGTGATAAGATTCGACCCCAGAATCAAATGCCTGAGTcaacaacaaaattaacaaCGACGACAACCACTACAACTACTACAGCAAAGCCAACAACACAAAGCTCAACTACCATTACTACAACTACGAGCACAACGTCAGCACCTGGAACACTCTCCCCAAAAGAAGAAAACGACGTGAACGCCATTCTTTCAAAACTCATATCGGCATCTGGGGCTGCTTCTGGGGGAACTGGACCACGATTTGTGGTGGTTGCCCCATTACCCGATGGTACGGATGCTTTTCAGAGTCCACCTTCAACATCAACCATCTCGAGAGCAGATCATTCTCAAAAATCTCGAGATAATTCATGGCACGTATCTGGTCCGAGTCGGCACGAATCAGATCTGCAAACCTCTGCTTCCTCACACAGTAAAAGAATTGCCCATTCTACAGCCAACCAGCCGATTCATCAAAAAAACCTAACCAATCGAATTGGAGCTAGCACAGATGGCTCGTCTAATCGCAGAATCGGTCCTCAACCGATTGTAATCTCAGCCAATGATTACCACAATGGAAATACTTTTAATGGTCCTGAGATAGAAATAACAGGCTTTGATCCGTTTGATTCTATGATGCAAGATGCATTGTCGGCAAGTCCTTCAGCACCCAAAGTACACCAGTCACCAAACCATCCAACGTACAACAACAAGCGCGGGCCACCACAAGGAATCTATGGCAACAGGAAACCTCTACCACTTCAAACATTCGATCACAAGCCTCAACAAGTGTTCGATCCTCACATGATGAATCAAAACAAGCACACTGTTATCAACAGTCATAATCCTGGTTTGGTTGCTCTGCCACCAGGTATGGGTCCACCTCCCTCAGTAGGCTTAAAGCCGATTCAAAAGCAAATGCATCATGCAGATCCACTACAAGCAGCTGAATCGAATAGGTGGGGTTATCACGGCCCTCCTGGTGGTTCTTATCATCACAAACCTCCTGAAGGTATATCTTTGAGTATATCTTCACCCTCACACAGTGGAACACACGTGTCTGCTTCAGAGCCAGTGAGtgttataaaaagtttcttCCTGCCATTTTTGCCAAAACCAAGATTAAACATGAATGCCAGAGTGGTATTTGGTGTTGTTCTGGACAAGGGTATGGGTTTGGGAGGGGGTAAGAAAGATGCTGGACATCATCCTTACCACTAA